A portion of the Candidatus Nitrosotenuis cloacae genome contains these proteins:
- a CDS encoding thioredoxin-like domain-containing protein, whose translation MFFAASKAPEFPPDFEWINTDEPLSLSKLRGNVIVLDFWTYCCINCMHTLPVLAGLERKYGDKPVVFIGVHSGKFLTEQEATNVRTAVSRYEIEHPVLVDKEMRVWGAFQVNAWPTVMVIDPSGVIVYKQAGEGQKEEIEDVIDILLQKHSQKGTLAREPPTIKNTKSAPRHLLSFPGKISISKSGKIAISDSNHNRILVTDLSGKIEHTVGNGMALLADGDFASASFFRPQGVAWDGNVLYVADTENHAIRRITFDDSQVVTVAGTGRQGHWMSTGGKGVSVSISSPWDVACRDGTVYIAMAGSHQIWTYDVQSQMVLPFAGTGQENIIDGPTRTAQLAQPSGIFVSGDAVYFADSEVSAVRKIDLGSKTVTTLVGHGLFEFGYQDGHVDDALFQHPLGLCVKDETVFVADTYNSAIRIISLKQSQVHTLIGKTEKNLVCMPDNPECDILPLYEPSDVEYHDNKLYITDTNNHLIRVFDLDKNTLHVLDVRK comes from the coding sequence ATGTTTTTTGCGGCATCCAAGGCGCCAGAGTTTCCGCCGGACTTTGAGTGGATAAACACCGACGAACCACTGTCACTTTCAAAGCTCAGGGGAAACGTAATAGTTCTGGACTTTTGGACGTACTGCTGCATCAACTGCATGCATACGCTCCCAGTCCTTGCGGGGCTGGAGAGAAAGTATGGGGACAAGCCGGTGGTGTTCATCGGTGTACACTCTGGCAAGTTCCTCACAGAACAAGAGGCTACAAACGTGCGCACCGCCGTATCGAGATATGAAATAGAGCACCCAGTCCTTGTGGATAAGGAGATGCGCGTATGGGGCGCATTCCAGGTAAACGCGTGGCCCACAGTCATGGTGATCGACCCGAGCGGGGTTATCGTATACAAGCAAGCAGGGGAGGGCCAAAAGGAAGAGATTGAGGACGTAATTGACATTCTCTTGCAAAAACACTCGCAAAAGGGGACGCTGGCACGGGAGCCGCCTACAATCAAAAACACCAAGTCTGCACCACGACACCTTCTCTCGTTTCCAGGAAAGATCTCAATATCAAAATCGGGCAAAATTGCAATTAGCGATTCCAACCACAACCGGATACTTGTCACAGACCTGTCTGGAAAAATAGAGCACACGGTTGGAAATGGGATGGCCTTGTTGGCAGATGGTGACTTTGCGTCTGCATCTTTTTTCAGGCCCCAGGGCGTTGCATGGGACGGAAACGTTCTGTATGTTGCAGACACTGAAAACCATGCGATAAGGAGGATCACATTTGATGATTCGCAAGTTGTCACTGTGGCAGGAACTGGAAGACAGGGACACTGGATGTCGACTGGTGGAAAAGGCGTGTCTGTTTCGATCAGTTCCCCTTGGGATGTGGCATGCAGGGATGGTACAGTGTACATCGCAATGGCTGGCAGCCACCAGATCTGGACGTACGATGTGCAATCTCAGATGGTGCTACCATTTGCGGGAACAGGGCAGGAAAACATAATCGACGGGCCCACACGTACGGCACAACTTGCGCAGCCAAGCGGCATATTTGTTTCCGGAGACGCGGTATATTTTGCAGACAGCGAGGTGTCTGCAGTACGCAAAATCGATCTTGGTAGCAAAACTGTAACAACCCTTGTGGGACACGGTCTCTTTGAGTTCGGATACCAAGACGGACATGTGGACGATGCGCTGTTTCAGCACCCACTTGGACTATGCGTAAAAGATGAAACTGTGTTTGTGGCAGACACGTACAATTCTGCAATACGTATCATATCTCTAAAGCAATCCCAAGTACACACACTGATTGGCAAGACGGAGAAAAACCTCGTATGCATGCCTGATAATCCAGAATGCGACATCCTGCCGCTCTACGAGCCAAGCGACGTAGAATATCATGACAACAAACTGTACATTACGGATACCAACAACCACCTCATCCGCGTCTTTGATCTTGACAAAAACACGCTCCATGTACTTGATGTGCGAAAATGA
- a CDS encoding glycosyltransferase, producing the protein MKHEGGGTQVSIIIPTYNESQNILQMLKSIEEHLPENTTAQTIVVDDNSPDGTGRLVDDYLKNVKKIANHTIDVIHRKTKEGLSSAILKGIQYATGNTIVVMDSDLSHPASLLPKMLDALKHQKCDIVIASRYVQGGSIRGWTLKRKLMSKIATLIAKRGLSVDAKDPMSGFFAFKRQVIQGLKFDAIGYKMLLEILVKKKNANVLEIPYTFTNRKFGSSKLDAKTVTDYFRAVWKLYRHGNSAAREERRTSVSFFSKAGRFYSIGAVGLLVNYLVSSMFVVSNLWYIYATLIGIAVSMSSNFVLNKLWTFEDRNFEPRHTMTQYVKFIGFSSLGALTQIAMVYVLVDQYDVQYPIALVAAVSCAAISNFILNKKWTFKEKVWS; encoded by the coding sequence ATGAAGCATGAGGGTGGCGGAACACAGGTATCGATCATAATTCCAACGTATAACGAGTCACAGAACATACTCCAGATGCTAAAGTCCATCGAGGAGCACCTGCCTGAGAACACGACTGCCCAGACAATAGTAGTCGACGACAACTCGCCTGACGGAACGGGGCGCCTAGTCGACGACTATCTGAAGAATGTAAAAAAGATTGCAAATCACACAATTGATGTTATTCACAGAAAGACAAAGGAGGGCCTAAGCTCTGCCATATTAAAGGGAATCCAGTATGCAACTGGGAACACAATTGTGGTAATGGACAGCGATCTCTCCCATCCTGCTAGCCTGCTGCCAAAGATGCTCGACGCACTCAAGCACCAAAAATGCGACATTGTAATTGCCTCAAGGTACGTCCAAGGCGGCTCGATTCGGGGCTGGACGCTAAAAAGAAAACTGATGAGCAAGATTGCCACTCTGATTGCAAAGCGTGGCCTGAGCGTGGATGCAAAGGACCCAATGTCTGGCTTCTTTGCGTTCAAGCGACAGGTGATCCAGGGCCTCAAGTTCGACGCAATCGGGTACAAGATGCTCCTTGAGATTCTAGTGAAGAAAAAGAACGCAAACGTGCTGGAGATACCTTACACTTTTACAAATAGAAAGTTTGGCTCAAGCAAGCTTGACGCCAAAACCGTGACAGATTATTTCCGCGCCGTCTGGAAGCTATATCGACACGGAAACTCTGCGGCAAGGGAGGAGAGGCGCACGTCTGTCAGCTTTTTCTCAAAGGCGGGAAGGTTCTACAGCATCGGTGCAGTCGGCCTGCTGGTAAACTATCTTGTATCGTCCATGTTCGTGGTGTCAAATCTGTGGTACATCTATGCGACACTGATTGGAATTGCGGTGTCCATGTCAAGCAACTTTGTGCTAAACAAGCTGTGGACATTTGAGGATCGCAACTTTGAGCCGCGACACACCATGACCCAATACGTAAAGTTCATCGGATTCAGCTCCCTTGGCGCCCTGACACAGATAGCAATGGTGTATGTGCTTGTGGATCAGTATGATGTTCAGTATCCTATAGCGCTGGTCGCTGCGGTGTCGTGTGCTGCAATAAGCAACTTTATCCTAAACAAAAAGTGGACATTCAAGGAAAAAGTCTGGAGCTAG